Part of the Lotus japonicus ecotype B-129 chromosome 6, LjGifu_v1.2 genome, TGCAGATTGGACAATTGGGATCACTTGCCAAATGAGCCTGTGTCACTTTCATTATTGGCAAGGCTGCAATGGCTGAAGATGATGCTGGAGGTGGCCCTGGTTGATTGCTCTGAATCCTCCCATCAATGAAGTCATCTAGGATCAGTTTGTTTTACAATTAGGTAAAATTAAGTTTGGTTCTAAAAATATTCAAACAGGTTAACATAAACTAAGATGCATGTTAATCCATTTATTTCTAAGCAAAACCATAAAATTGGGATTTGAGTTTCGTGGAGTTAGGGTAATCCTACATTCACACGGTCAAGAAATGTGAATCATTCAATCAAAGGTTGGTCGGCTCATATATTTCATTAAGATTAGAGACATCTGAGGTAAGCTTAATATTTGAGTCGTCTGATTTTGATTGAGCGGTGCAGATTACTTGCCCGCATGAATGTAAGAATTTCCCTTGACCGTACCGAATCCAAATTCATATACAATTATATTGAGGGGTAAACAAACAGTCACCTAATGTGTTCTCAAAAGGGGTGGCATTGGCATTTTCATTGGGCTGAGGAACCAAGTGTTCTGGTGTTGGTCTGACAAATCTGAGGGTAATCCAAGCACTATCTTCATGTTCTATTTCCCATTGTCTTGTGTTCAACCGGTTGTTTTGTCTTCTAGGTGGATCAAGAATGAGAGACAAGCTATGCATCATCTGAGAAGCAGGGGAAGGTTGCAAGTTACTTGGCACATTGTTCATGAGAAGCCTTGGCCTTGATGAGATATCAAGCTCATAACGCAGTTGAAGGAAGCAAAAGGGGCAGAGAGGGTGATCATTTGGGTTAGTAAAGGGTATCCTCACGGTACGTTGGCAATTTAGGCACCAGAAATAGTGAAAAGTTCTCATTCTTCGAACCCCATTGACAACAATACGAGGACGGCCTGGAAAAGACATGGATATTTGATGGGGTCCTGGGGATGAAAAGGTTGGAGTgtgttgaggaagaagaagaagtgtttATATATGTTTTGTAGCTTTCATGAAGGGATGAAAAGGGGTGAAAGGGATGGCTTTGGTTTGGTAGTACAAGAAAGggatttttcctttttctttgttACTATTGATCTTTGCTTTGGTTTCATCTATTGCTTTTCTTCACAAACAGTGTCTCCTCTTGACAAGGCAAAGTTAATATATACAATGTTTTTGGTTTCCTTGAGGATTTGCATGGGATGTAATACCTTATTATTGGATAATACCCAGCTTTTCTTGATATATTAGTAATAGAAACCTTGAATGGCAGGGGATCTTTAAGCCTTAAGGTGGGGTTTGGTTACTAATGGTAAACCACTTTACTGGGTTTCCAatcaataatggattgttatcTACCATGTGGTTTGAGTTCATCTCTTAACATGACATCATGTTCTTACATGGCTAGCCAGTTGAGCATGTCACGTTCTGTAACCATTCTACATGTGAAAAAAAAGGAGAGGAGCGTTAATTCCCTTTTAGTTTTTTGAAATCATGCcctattacttttttttttttgaagtaatGCCCTATTAGTTACTATATACTATCCATATTAGCTTTTTGAAATCATGCCCTATTAGTTACTAATTACACATCTCATCTATTAGTTAATTTCCATTTTAACACTTACAAGTCATTCTTAAGTGGAGTTGACCACAATTCTAACAACTTCGCTTTATGTTAAAAACAAGTAGGTTAAAAGAGTGGAAATTATGTGCTTAGTCGTCCTGACCGGTCTTCTTTTACCAAGTAAGTGTTAGTCTAGTAGTGAATTAGTTAGAGCCTgtaaaagtgaaaagtgaaacaCAAGttcaatctatatctatatatataagtaaagcacacttgtgtttttgcatgcaattaatgtattaaaccataaaagctcacatacctttatatgaaatacattaaaaaaataaaaaaattaacaaactaaaaactgaaaaaaaaattattataaaaacctattcaactacttatattaaataacaacattcatagacttaaaattgacttgagctttgcatttgacaaatttaaaaaatcaaaatagaaaataaaataatatttattaataaataatttagataaatactcttaaaataaaaaaaattctatcaatatacatctatctatatacatctatttggtttttccaaaaaaaaaatctatctatctatatatattagtaaagctcacttgagctaaatattaagtacaaatacacatgagaacctacatacattTGCAAAAAAActggtgttttaatgagatagcttaATGAGTGAATGAACAGGTAGTAgaaacttgtgcactaatgatttcagttttaaacttaataaatatcaaatgtataagcaaaagagtaacatccatgccaaaagtgtaacagGCGACGaagttatatctgcaaatggttttagcacagtaccttaaattaaaatcaaatttaatgttaattttaaactaatatcaatttagtccaaaaaaaaactattaacaataaagcatacttccgccaaaattaatcttgatatgcaatggtTTTAGTTTGCAGTCCAATTTTCTGCAGgaatatatgtctatttttcttaaactcacaaactcttagaattccttaacatagtaactccgaagaaaaactaacattaaattaaaaatagtggcaTGATGGTAATACCAAtgtcaaaaactgaataaaattgttaatgtcaggagactattcaactatctacattaaataaataaaaaataaaatgtattatattgaaccatgcatctattatatctctatataaacaaaccagtgaaatcactcacaaactcaaattattcatatttcttatACTTCAGCTGttggtgagaaaaaaatgacaattgtctctaactacttcaacaagtatgtcatttttaattattttagttaatttcaaaattacttttttaaattactcattcttatttctttattgcatgagaaagatcatcaacaacaacaagaaacacacattacttagtgatatatccccgttgcagatgattggaaaataaaactgtgagtttcacatatatggtaatttactaaacaattcttctcattcaattgaaatcatacaaatatatcatcatttctatatttatatgacacaaatcagtaacaaagtgtgagccacataaatttatatactgcactagaaagataagtgtaaaatgtagtactcattatattcttgataagaaataggaatctttcactcctcaatattgtcatgttatgaaaaaaaatagcaacttaatcattcaaagggaacaaatgacgtcCATCCTGCGGTTAGATAtaatctatttttatgttcgtgaaagtgattttaaaagaacttctatgCCACTAGCAATGGTAAGCaaccacatcaatcttgataaaaaaaattatcacaaCTAATAACATCACTGCAAtgactaaatcaatattagaaaaaaaaaatagtagactaccacgttcatttcaatactaatctaattaagtaattaaatttctcttatataaaaaaaactactctcatttcaatctcaatataaatctacctattttttcttccgatgaagcaaaaaaaaagaaatctacctgtttgatcattttttcccttattagagaaagaaagtgtgagaatatcataactcaattatatttcattatacatatattctaaatcttcttctaaataatagctttcttacctttctgcaaatttaaatattacaattaaaaaatataaattaaaaacgaacccgtgcaacgcacgggtttaatttctagtatctAGGAAAATGAAGATATCTTAAGATGGACAACTACAATTTCCCAAATAGGTGGAGACAtccattgaagaaaaaaaaaaagaatagtcCTGATCGACTAATTTGACGGTCATTAGTCATGTAGTCATATGTGACTTTgtgaggtaaaaaataataatgatatactcacacctcattttttcttcacttcatttccacctatttttatttctatctctctcctcttatcatctatcatattttatacgttttctctcttactttttcttttcttcatatctctctctccctccacctctttcc contains:
- the LOC130724349 gene encoding probable E3 ubiquitin-protein ligase RHC1A — encoded protein: MSFPGRPRIVVNGVRRMRTFHYFWCLNCQRTVRIPFTNPNDHPLCPFCFLQLRYELDISSRPRLLMNNVPSNLQPSPASQMMHSLSLILDPPRRQNNRLNTRQWEIEHEDSAWITLRFVRPTPEHLVPQPNENANATPFENTLDDFIDGRIQSNQPGPPPASSSAIAALPIMKVTQAHLASDPNCPICKCEFEVDEEVRELPCKHFYHSDCILPWLRLHNTCPVCRYELQGVANANYLFQNENEQRFGFEDITSTMNWIWTQVSSFRPIRTVVNWTQSYFDFQGRGNSWWRALLIL